In Leptotrichia sp. OH3620_COT-345, one DNA window encodes the following:
- a CDS encoding nuclear transport factor 2 family protein — protein MEEKERIIKLWFDMWLHKKDTGIDKIFSDDVIYTESWGPEYKGKEKIKLWFYEWNTRADVLKWEIKQFFHKGSQTVIEWYFKCIMKNDGKCEEFSGMSLIQWNSENKISFLKEFMCKLNNYDPYKNAVKPEFQDKGK, from the coding sequence ATGGAAGAAAAAGAAAGAATTATAAAACTGTGGTTTGATATGTGGCTTCATAAGAAAGATACAGGAATAGATAAAATTTTTTCAGATGATGTTATTTATACTGAAAGCTGGGGACCTGAATATAAAGGAAAAGAAAAAATAAAACTTTGGTTTTATGAATGGAATACACGTGCAGATGTGCTTAAATGGGAAATAAAACAGTTTTTCCATAAAGGAAGTCAAACTGTCATAGAATGGTATTTTAAATGTATAATGAAAAATGACGGAAAATGTGAAGAATTTTCAGGAATGTCTTTAATTCAGTGGAATAGCGAAAATAAAATTTCTTTTTTAAAGGAATTTATGTGCAAACTGAATAATTATGATCCTTATAAAAATGCTGTAAAACCTGAATTTCAAGATAAAGGGAAATAG
- a CDS encoding VacJ family lipoprotein → MKNKKNKLFMLALLITAAGICEAAKPEALIPYTEKNNALMQMIENELSDDTFVKFTDGNIIEKPGKSIDKVKKNNIKYNKKNKDKEHNSYILIDKDEYGIIASNIDMLNEEYIISDKVFDLMTINDSFEPFNRRMYAFNTQFDKKVAYPVSRVYQAVIPKPVRKGIANFYNNFKEIPTVVNSLLQLRPKKAFNALGRFVVNSTVGILGTADVASKIGIKKDWETMGDTLGYYGVPTGSYVVLPVIGPSTVRDVVGSVPDTLMEGAARKAAEKELFFDTGVFDKNVYGFTRPVVTGLNARSLVDFRYGDLNSPFEYDLVKAVFYNYRKLQVVK, encoded by the coding sequence ATGAAAAATAAAAAGAACAAGTTATTTATGTTAGCTCTTTTGATTACAGCAGCGGGAATTTGTGAAGCCGCAAAACCTGAAGCTCTCATTCCTTATACTGAAAAAAATAATGCATTAATGCAGATGATTGAAAATGAATTAAGTGATGATACATTTGTTAAGTTTACAGACGGAAATATTATTGAGAAGCCGGGAAAAAGTATAGATAAGGTGAAAAAGAATAATATAAAATACAATAAAAAGAATAAAGATAAAGAGCATAACAGTTATATACTTATTGATAAAGATGAATACGGAATTATTGCCAGTAATATAGATATGCTTAATGAAGAATATATTATTTCTGATAAAGTGTTTGATTTAATGACAATAAACGATTCTTTTGAACCTTTTAATAGAAGAATGTATGCTTTTAATACACAGTTTGATAAAAAAGTGGCATATCCCGTTTCGAGGGTATATCAGGCGGTAATTCCGAAACCGGTTAGAAAAGGGATAGCAAATTTTTATAATAATTTTAAGGAAATTCCTACAGTTGTAAATTCACTGCTACAGTTGAGACCGAAAAAAGCATTTAACGCACTTGGAAGATTTGTAGTAAATTCTACAGTAGGGATATTGGGAACAGCCGATGTTGCTTCAAAAATAGGTATAAAAAAAGATTGGGAAACGATGGGAGATACATTAGGATATTACGGGGTTCCGACAGGGTCTTATGTTGTATTGCCTGTAATTGGTCCAAGTACAGTCAGAGATGTTGTAGGAAGTGTACCTGATACTTTAATGGAAGGAGCTGCAAGAAAAGCTGCTGAAAAAGAACTGTTTTTTGATACAGGTGTATTTGATAAAAATGTATATGGATTTACAAGACCTGTAGTAACAGGACTTAATGCACGATCTTTGGTAGATTTCAGATATGGGGATTTAAATTCTCCTTTTGAATATGATTTAGTGAAAGCAGTATTTTATAATTACAGAAAATTGCAGGTAGTAAAATAA
- a CDS encoding alpha/beta hydrolase produces MLRKILLIVTVAIFSVMGKADETDVSKIAEDYPYKGNAIMSTVLGTPSEQWHKLKNPKGPQVKKFKSNKRIPSILRQWGDYEYGIWKQKKEAPLMLLISGTGSLYNSGLSMYIANVFYERGYNVIAFSSTSTMPYIVSQSKNNYAGYVKDEVPHLYELMVKAIAEEKKSGMKISKINIGGYSLGGFQSLLIQELDVEKGKIKINKSLLLNTPVSILTATKQLDSYLIKNGIYDAKGLEKFFDRIFSRIIYDKTVELKDVDFTNLTASLGKLKLTDSDFEALTGLLFRFYSANMTFAGEVFSGNKSTGRLSDKKTYKRFDSVTKEFHEGLSVSFDEYSREILYPYLKKYKYPDLTMEQFVKDFSLDNSHDFIVNNSEKIIFITSKDDILMNEGELGYIDKHFKNKVIIPHGGHTGVLWHRDVAKLMVDKLEEN; encoded by the coding sequence ATGTTAAGAAAAATATTATTAATTGTAACAGTTGCCATTTTTTCAGTTATGGGAAAGGCTGATGAAACTGATGTATCTAAAATTGCTGAAGATTATCCTTATAAAGGCAATGCAATAATGTCTACAGTTTTAGGTACACCGAGTGAGCAATGGCATAAACTTAAGAATCCGAAAGGTCCTCAAGTTAAAAAATTTAAGTCAAATAAGAGAATTCCTTCTATATTGAGACAATGGGGCGATTATGAATACGGTATATGGAAACAGAAGAAAGAGGCTCCTTTAATGCTCCTCATTTCAGGAACAGGATCATTGTATAACAGTGGATTGTCCATGTATATAGCTAACGTTTTTTATGAAAGAGGGTATAATGTCATAGCATTCAGCTCTACAAGTACAATGCCTTATATAGTAAGTCAAAGTAAAAATAACTATGCAGGCTATGTAAAAGATGAAGTTCCTCATTTGTATGAATTGATGGTAAAAGCCATAGCAGAAGAAAAAAAATCAGGAATGAAAATAAGTAAAATAAATATCGGAGGCTATAGTTTGGGTGGGTTTCAGTCACTGTTAATTCAGGAGTTAGATGTAGAAAAAGGTAAAATAAAAATAAATAAATCTCTTTTGCTTAACACCCCGGTGAGTATTCTTACCGCAACGAAACAGTTGGATAGTTATTTAATCAAAAACGGTATATATGATGCTAAGGGATTGGAAAAGTTTTTTGATAGAATATTCAGTAGAATAATATACGATAAGACAGTAGAACTGAAAGATGTTGATTTTACAAATCTGACTGCAAGTTTGGGAAAACTGAAACTTACCGATAGCGATTTTGAAGCGTTGACAGGGCTTCTGTTCAGATTTTATTCAGCAAATATGACATTTGCAGGAGAAGTATTCAGTGGAAATAAATCAACGGGAAGACTGTCAGATAAAAAAACATATAAAAGATTTGATTCAGTAACAAAGGAATTTCATGAAGGATTATCAGTATCTTTTGATGAGTATTCCAGAGAAATTTTATATCCATATTTGAAAAAATACAAATATCCTGATTTGACAATGGAGCAGTTTGTAAAAGACTTCAGTTTGGATAACAGCCATGATTTTATAGTGAATAATAGTGAAAAAATAATATTTATAACATCAAAAGATGATATACTGATGAATGAAGGAGAATTGGGATACATTGATAAACATTTTAAAAACAAAGTGATAATACCTCACGGAGGACATACAGGAGTATTGTGGCATAGAGATGTTGCTAAATTAATGGTAGATAAATTGGAGGAAAATTAA
- the smc gene encoding chromosome segregation protein SMC, with product MHLKALELSGFKSFADKTVVEFNRGITSIVGPNGSGKSNILDAILWVLGEQSYKNIRAKESSDVIFSGGKNKKAKSMAEVSLIIENEDKYLDIDFSEVKITRRIYKNGENEYFINNRKARLKDINNLFMDTGIGKQAYSIIGQGRVERIISSNPKELKEIIEEAAGVKRAKIEKEDSEKKLKEVKNEIEKITYVEKDLETRVKYLKDEGMKARLFKTYTEKIELHKLMILEYNINEKKNAMEKYSLEREELKNIIEEVQKKFNVKQKELQDINEQREKFYEKLEDEKNKNFDIYKEIENIKNEYAELKNKYSNLETEANEKRKRKDVIEKDIVEKIEILNESKKEMDKITDALLKKEKEKNEADEKVTQLKNKTDSILIELKEKTQKNRDLEVDRIKAAGENEDLKKRIFTAENTNKRLEDEKNKVETEFNTINEKKGEFEKKKIEKENKRNAVENEIRDINTVIEVLHKKYNGLNKEKNELSYKYENLNAKKRANINIIEKNETFVKSTKYILNKKIDGVIGAFVNLINIPSGYEDAIQTLSGGYFQDIVVTNIEIGKKCIEELKIRKIGRASFLPVEGIKTFKVNDNLPKKEGVIDFARNIVTYDKSIEKIIHFVYGNSLVVKNLETGTKLLREGYNDRIVTLEGDIITSRGRMTGGHSVKGKDELLERKKELNLITESMEIIRKEQQRIENEAAKTDERLKQGEAKRKEKEAEYRLFDNEYKEFFEEYDSFTSNFNRKKREIDTLTYEITENEDFIKLKNKKIIENENIMEKIRQEITENNLKIEGLNNKLEKSENLTIYMKELSELDKEYEILKVRTDNNKLRYKEIEKDYTKLINEQTDLSEFETKREILKIDFEKKIAEREEEIRKKNDENEKLNERIRDFEKNIKEYETIERNFIKEIKDIEVKMIAKKSEYEKLSENFTKTEKDLEYLNTEFENIENPHIFQNVEYKKIENEVEMQAIKRKLSMNEKSRMEIGSVNLGAIDEYERESKRYNELSDQKRDLIESRESLLTLIKDIENEIIEKFSTAFQEINKNFEYMCKTILNGAKGAIRLLNDENMLETGLELSVKYKNKPEQTLLLLSGGEKSMLAVSFIMAIFMFKPSPFTFFDEIEAALDEENTKKIVKLLNKFIEKSQFILITHNKETMKGSHRLYGVTMNKEIGESRIISVDV from the coding sequence ATGCATTTAAAGGCGTTAGAGCTTTCAGGGTTTAAATCATTTGCAGATAAGACTGTTGTAGAATTTAATAGAGGGATAACATCTATAGTCGGACCTAACGGAAGCGGAAAAAGTAATATTTTAGACGCTATTTTATGGGTGTTGGGAGAACAGAGCTATAAAAACATAAGAGCAAAGGAAAGTTCTGATGTTATTTTCTCCGGAGGCAAGAATAAAAAGGCAAAATCCATGGCTGAAGTAAGTCTTATTATTGAAAATGAGGATAAATATCTGGATATTGATTTTTCGGAAGTAAAAATTACGAGAAGAATATATAAAAACGGAGAAAACGAATATTTCATAAATAATAGAAAAGCAAGGTTGAAAGATATAAATAATCTTTTTATGGATACAGGAATCGGAAAGCAGGCATATTCCATAATCGGACAGGGGCGTGTGGAAAGGATAATAAGTTCCAATCCTAAGGAACTGAAAGAAATTATAGAAGAAGCGGCAGGAGTTAAAAGGGCAAAAATTGAAAAAGAGGATTCCGAAAAAAAACTGAAAGAAGTAAAAAATGAAATAGAAAAAATAACTTATGTAGAAAAAGATTTGGAAACAAGAGTAAAGTATCTGAAAGATGAAGGAATGAAAGCCAGACTTTTCAAGACGTATACTGAAAAAATTGAACTTCATAAACTCATGATTTTGGAATACAATATAAATGAGAAAAAAAATGCAATGGAAAAATATTCATTGGAAAGAGAAGAGTTAAAAAATATTATAGAGGAAGTTCAGAAAAAATTTAATGTAAAACAGAAAGAACTTCAAGATATAAATGAACAACGAGAAAAATTTTATGAAAAACTTGAAGATGAGAAAAATAAAAATTTTGATATTTACAAGGAAATAGAAAATATTAAAAATGAGTATGCAGAATTGAAAAATAAATATTCCAACTTGGAAACCGAAGCTAATGAAAAGCGGAAAAGAAAAGATGTTATAGAAAAGGATATTGTAGAAAAAATTGAAATATTAAATGAATCTAAGAAAGAAATGGATAAAATAACAGATGCTCTTTTGAAAAAGGAAAAAGAAAAAAATGAAGCTGATGAAAAAGTGACACAGCTTAAAAATAAAACAGATTCCATTTTAATCGAATTAAAGGAAAAAACTCAAAAAAACAGAGATTTGGAAGTAGACAGAATAAAAGCAGCCGGAGAAAATGAAGACTTAAAAAAAAGAATATTTACTGCTGAAAATACTAATAAACGTCTGGAAGATGAAAAAAATAAAGTTGAAACTGAATTTAATACTATCAATGAAAAAAAAGGTGAGTTTGAAAAAAAGAAAATTGAAAAAGAAAATAAAAGAAATGCAGTAGAAAATGAAATACGGGATATAAATACTGTAATTGAAGTTTTACATAAAAAATATAACGGATTGAATAAAGAAAAAAATGAACTGAGCTATAAATATGAAAATCTAAATGCAAAAAAACGAGCAAATATTAATATAATTGAAAAAAATGAGACATTTGTCAAAAGTACAAAATATATATTAAATAAAAAAATAGACGGAGTAATAGGGGCCTTTGTAAATCTGATAAATATTCCGTCAGGATATGAAGATGCGATTCAGACGCTGTCAGGAGGATATTTTCAGGATATAGTAGTTACAAATATTGAAATTGGTAAAAAATGTATTGAAGAGCTGAAAATCAGAAAAATAGGAAGAGCATCTTTTTTACCTGTAGAAGGAATAAAAACTTTTAAAGTGAATGATAATCTTCCTAAAAAAGAGGGAGTTATAGATTTTGCGAGAAATATTGTAACATATGATAAAAGTATAGAAAAAATAATACATTTTGTTTATGGAAATTCATTGGTTGTAAAAAATCTTGAAACAGGAACAAAACTTTTGCGTGAAGGATACAATGATAGAATTGTAACTCTTGAAGGAGATATAATAACTTCGAGAGGAAGAATGACAGGAGGACATTCCGTAAAAGGAAAAGACGAACTGTTGGAAAGAAAAAAAGAACTGAATTTAATTACTGAAAGTATGGAGATTATCAGAAAAGAGCAGCAAAGGATAGAAAATGAAGCGGCAAAGACAGATGAAAGGCTGAAACAGGGAGAAGCAAAGAGAAAGGAAAAAGAAGCCGAATACAGGCTTTTTGATAATGAATATAAAGAATTTTTTGAAGAGTATGACAGTTTTACATCAAATTTTAACAGGAAAAAAAGAGAAATAGACACACTTACTTATGAAATAACTGAAAATGAAGATTTTATAAAATTGAAGAATAAAAAAATAATTGAAAATGAAAACATTATGGAAAAAATCCGGCAAGAGATTACAGAAAATAATTTAAAAATAGAAGGATTAAATAATAAACTTGAAAAATCTGAAAATCTGACAATATATATGAAAGAGCTAAGTGAACTGGATAAAGAATATGAAATACTTAAAGTTCGTACGGATAATAACAAGTTAAGATATAAGGAAATAGAGAAAGATTACACTAAACTTATAAATGAACAGACAGATTTAAGTGAATTTGAGACAAAAAGGGAAATTCTGAAAATAGATTTTGAAAAGAAAATTGCCGAAAGAGAAGAAGAAATCAGAAAAAAAAATGATGAAAATGAAAAACTGAATGAAAGAATAAGAGATTTTGAAAAAAACATCAAAGAATATGAAACGATAGAAAGAAATTTCATAAAAGAAATTAAAGATATTGAAGTAAAAATGATCGCTAAAAAAAGTGAATATGAAAAATTATCGGAAAATTTCACAAAAACGGAAAAGGATCTGGAATATTTAAATACTGAATTTGAAAATATTGAAAATCCTCATATTTTCCAGAATGTTGAATATAAAAAAATTGAAAATGAAGTTGAAATGCAGGCAATAAAAAGAAAACTTTCCATGAATGAAAAAAGCAGAATGGAAATAGGAAGTGTAAATCTCGGAGCAATTGACGAATATGAAAGGGAAAGTAAGAGATATAATGAATTGTCGGATCAGAAAAGGGATTTGATCGAAAGCAGAGAATCTCTTCTTACATTAATAAAAGATATTGAAAATGAAATAATTGAAAAATTTTCTACAGCATTTCAAGAAATTAATAAAAATTTTGAATATATGTGTAAGACAATATTAAATGGAGCTAAAGGGGCTATAAGGTTGCTGAATGATGAAAATATGCTCGAAACAGGATTGGAATTAAGTGTAAAGTATAAAAACAAACCCGAGCAGACTCTCCTCTTATTGTCGGGAGGAGAAAAGTCGATGTTGGCGGTATCTTTTATAATGGCGATATTTATGTTTAAACCGAGTCCGTTCACATTTTTTGATGAAATAGAAGCTGCATTGGATGAAGAAAATACGAAAAAAATTGTAAAACTTTTAAACAAATTTATAGAAAAATCTCAATTTATACTTATAACCCATAATAAGGAAACTATGAAAGGTTCTCACAGATTATACGGAGTTACAATGAATAAGGAAATAGGAGAATCAAGAATAATTTCAGTAGATGTATAA
- a CDS encoding SDR family NAD(P)-dependent oxidoreductase: protein MEKKILITGGAGFIGSHIAERFDRENYEIIIVDNLIGGKKENIFHLKNVKFYEADIRDREKLDKVFEENKGISYVFHEAAQVSVSVSVENVYYDADENVLGLINVLDMCKKYNVEKILFAGTAAAYGIPESSVSSENSKIAPLAPYGLTKVFGEHYIRMYNELFGLDYVIFRYSNVYGPRQSAHGEAGVVSIFNDRIRADQDVFIDGDGEQTRDFIYVKDVAEANYLCAVENVKNITLNVSTNEKTSVNELFGYMKKYLGYEKEANYREPRKGDIRDSRLDNTLLKANTSWNYRYSLDKGLKEYAEYDPK from the coding sequence TCTCACATTGCTGAAAGATTTGACAGGGAGAATTATGAAATAATAATAGTCGATAATTTAATCGGAGGAAAAAAGGAAAATATTTTTCATTTAAAAAATGTAAAATTTTATGAAGCTGATATTCGAGATAGAGAAAAACTTGACAAAGTTTTTGAGGAAAATAAAGGGATAAGTTATGTATTTCATGAAGCAGCACAAGTAAGTGTATCCGTATCAGTGGAAAATGTCTATTATGATGCTGATGAAAATGTACTGGGACTTATTAATGTCCTTGATATGTGTAAAAAGTACAATGTAGAAAAAATATTATTTGCAGGAACTGCGGCAGCATATGGAATACCTGAATCAAGTGTTTCATCAGAAAATTCAAAAATAGCCCCTCTTGCTCCTTACGGACTTACAAAAGTTTTCGGAGAACATTATATAAGAATGTATAATGAACTTTTTGGACTGGATTATGTCATATTCAGGTATTCCAATGTTTACGGACCTAGACAAAGTGCACATGGAGAGGCCGGAGTAGTATCTATATTCAATGACAGGATAAGAGCCGATCAAGATGTATTTATAGATGGTGACGGTGAACAAACAAGGGATTTCATATATGTAAAAGACGTAGCTGAAGCAAATTATTTATGTGCTGTGGAAAATGTAAAAAACATTACTCTTAATGTCTCAACAAATGAAAAGACATCAGTGAACGAACTTTTCGGTTATATGAAAAAATATCTTGGATATGAAAAGGAAGCAAATTATAGAGAGCCAAGAAAAGGGGACATTAGAGATTCAAGACTTGACAATACTCTTTTGAAAGCAAATACTTCATGGAATTATAGATATTCTCTGGATAAAGGCTTAAAAGAATATGCAGAATACGATCCTAAATAA